The Opitutaceae bacterium genome has a window encoding:
- a CDS encoding aldo/keto reductase: MEKRCMGATGMEVSVLGFGGAEIGFRAVPQDEVTPLLNSALDAGLNVIDTAACYADSEEKIGQAVGHRRDEFLLFTKCGHASGLEGEDWDPDLILRSVERSLKRLKTDRVDLVMLHSCGRDILERGDATAVLQDLQRKGLTRFVGYSGDGQDAYTAVASGLFDVLETSVNIADQQVLDHVLPLAMERAMGVIAKRPIANAAWQYASERDADPYARPYFRRLKDLDYPFLTGDVATGVDVALRFTLSTPGVHTAIVGTTKPGRWQQNAAIAAHRPLAPEQYEAIRERWRVTAADDWVGQV, from the coding sequence ATGGAAAAGAGATGCATGGGTGCGACCGGGATGGAGGTCAGCGTTCTCGGGTTCGGAGGAGCCGAGATCGGTTTTCGTGCCGTCCCGCAGGACGAGGTCACCCCCCTCCTCAATTCCGCCCTCGATGCCGGCCTCAATGTCATCGACACCGCCGCCTGCTACGCCGACAGCGAAGAAAAGATCGGCCAGGCCGTCGGGCACCGGCGCGACGAATTCCTTCTTTTCACCAAATGCGGCCACGCGTCCGGACTCGAGGGCGAGGATTGGGATCCCGACCTGATCCTCCGCTCGGTCGAGCGAAGCCTCAAGAGGCTGAAGACCGACCGCGTCGATCTCGTCATGCTCCACAGCTGCGGGCGGGACATCCTTGAGCGCGGTGATGCCACCGCCGTCCTCCAGGACCTGCAGCGCAAGGGCCTGACCCGTTTCGTCGGCTACAGCGGGGATGGACAGGATGCCTACACCGCGGTGGCGAGCGGTCTCTTCGACGTCCTCGAGACCTCCGTGAACATCGCCGACCAGCAGGTTCTCGACCACGTCCTGCCGCTCGCCATGGAACGGGCCATGGGAGTCATCGCGAAGCGCCCGATCGCCAACGCCGCCTGGCAATACGCCTCGGAACGCGACGCCGATCCCTATGCCCGCCCGTATTTCCGGCGGCTGAAAGACCTCGATTACCCCTTCCTGACCGGCGACGTGGCCACCGGCGTCGATGTCGCCCTGCGCTTCACCCTCTCCACCCCGGGCGTTCACACCGCCATCGTCGGCACGACCAAGCCCGGTCGCTGGCAACAGAATGCGGCCATCGCAGCCCATCGACCCCTCGCTCCGGAACAGTATGAAGCGATCCGGGAGCGCTGGCGCGTGACCGCCGCCGACGACTGGGTCGGCCAGGTCTAG
- a CDS encoding outer membrane protein transport protein has protein sequence MKARQTLPILTILAAAASASTAFATNGMNLEGYGPQATAMGGASLAFDNGTAAVMNNPATLSLMEEANRLDLAIGMLGPDITATNNIIGQSADSQSTAFWMPAMGYAHRAGDMVFGFGVFGQGGMGCEYLPDSWRGLGFGLENRTEVSIGRAIVPFATKVTDKLHLAASVDFVWAGMDLKMAMGGAQFFDLIDPTQQVFGRAGGTLVQSLGQILQGMPPGTSVDYAYFDFSNSSDFTGEAKGYGWAGKLGVVYEASSDLTLGLTYHSKTSLSDLDTSNGQVSFQLDIPGMGKFPQTLNGEISVIDFEWPSMLAGGVAYRPTPRILLALDLKQVFWSSVMDNFNMRFVSSDDASNGQLAGQDLNAQLYQDWSDQTVFALGGAFKITDQWTVRAGYNYGSDPVPSQYLNCLFPAIVQSHITGGIGYAWNASSSIDFSVVYGLNTTDTSGYNVTIDHSQLNFQFMYSYRFGK, from the coding sequence ATGAAAGCACGACAGACCCTTCCCATCCTTACCATACTGGCTGCAGCCGCCTCGGCGTCGACGGCCTTCGCCACCAATGGCATGAACCTGGAGGGTTACGGCCCGCAAGCCACCGCCATGGGTGGTGCTTCGTTGGCCTTCGACAACGGGACGGCGGCGGTGATGAACAATCCGGCCACCCTCTCGCTCATGGAGGAGGCCAATCGCCTGGATCTGGCCATCGGGATGCTCGGACCGGACATCACTGCGACGAACAACATCATCGGCCAGAGTGCGGATTCCCAGAGCACCGCGTTCTGGATGCCGGCCATGGGTTATGCCCATCGGGCCGGTGACATGGTTTTCGGCTTCGGTGTCTTCGGGCAGGGCGGAATGGGTTGCGAATACCTGCCGGATTCCTGGCGCGGGCTCGGCTTCGGGCTGGAGAACCGCACGGAGGTGTCGATCGGCCGGGCCATCGTACCGTTTGCGACGAAGGTGACCGACAAGCTCCACCTGGCGGCCTCGGTCGATTTCGTCTGGGCCGGGATGGATCTGAAGATGGCCATGGGTGGCGCCCAGTTCTTTGATCTGATCGATCCGACCCAGCAGGTCTTCGGGCGGGCCGGCGGCACGCTGGTGCAGAGCCTCGGCCAGATCCTCCAGGGAATGCCCCCTGGCACCTCGGTCGACTATGCCTACTTCGATTTTTCCAACAGCAGCGATTTCACCGGCGAGGCCAAGGGTTATGGCTGGGCGGGCAAGCTCGGGGTGGTCTACGAAGCGTCGTCCGATCTCACCCTCGGCCTGACCTATCATTCCAAGACCAGTCTCTCGGATCTCGATACGTCGAATGGCCAGGTCAGTTTCCAGCTGGATATCCCGGGGATGGGCAAGTTCCCCCAGACCCTGAACGGTGAGATTTCGGTGATCGATTTCGAGTGGCCTTCCATGCTGGCCGGTGGCGTGGCCTATCGCCCGACCCCCAGGATCCTGCTCGCGCTCGATCTCAAACAGGTCTTCTGGTCGAGTGTCATGGACAATTTCAATATGCGCTTTGTCTCTTCGGATGACGCCTCGAATGGACAACTCGCCGGGCAGGACCTCAATGCCCAGCTTTACCAGGACTGGAGTGACCAGACTGTCTTCGCCCTTGGCGGCGCCTTCAAGATCACCGACCAGTGGACGGTCCGGGCGGGCTACAACTACGGGTCGGATCCGGTCCCCAGCCAGTATCTGAACTGTCTCTTCCCGGCCATCGTGCAATCCCACATCACGGGCGGCATCGGGTATGCCTGGAATGCAAGTTCGAGCATCGATTTCTCGGTGGTTTACGGCCTGAACACGACCGATACGAGCGGCTACAACGTGACGATCGATCACAGTCAGCTGAACTTCCAGTTTATGTACAGCTACCGCTTCGGCAAGTAG
- a CDS encoding FAD/NAD(P)-binding oxidoreductase, whose translation MKKLLILGGGTAGTIMANKLVPVLDPAQWQITVVDKSKEHHYQPGYLFIPFGIYNPRDVIKPKGDYLPPGVEVIYEDVEVIEPDQNRIKLAGGRVVGYDLLILATGAHISPAETEGMLGEQWHKSIFDFYTLEGASALARFFKSWEGGRLVINVVEMPIKCPVAPLEFAFLADWFFTEQGIRDKVEIEYVTPLPGAFTKPKASQLLGDFLDRKNIHLTPDYAVGRVEAGAKKIVSWDEREIAYDVLVTVPTNKGDDLIERSGMGDELNFVPTDKQTLRSIKYENVFALGDATDLPSSKAGSVAHFQADILFENILATMDGRPLRAHFDGHANCFIESGFGKGLLIDFNYDTEPLPGKFPLPGVGPFSLLEETKMNHYGKMMFRWVYWNLLLRGAELPIESHMSMAGKRV comes from the coding sequence ATGAAGAAGCTACTCATCCTCGGAGGCGGAACCGCGGGGACCATCATGGCCAACAAGCTGGTGCCGGTGCTTGATCCGGCCCAGTGGCAGATCACGGTCGTCGACAAGTCCAAGGAGCACCATTACCAGCCGGGTTATCTCTTCATCCCCTTCGGGATCTACAACCCGCGTGATGTGATCAAGCCGAAGGGAGACTACCTGCCTCCGGGAGTCGAGGTCATCTATGAAGACGTCGAGGTGATCGAACCGGACCAGAACCGGATCAAACTGGCCGGGGGGCGGGTGGTCGGCTATGATCTGCTCATCCTCGCCACCGGTGCCCATATCAGCCCGGCGGAAACCGAAGGGATGCTCGGTGAGCAATGGCATAAGTCGATCTTCGATTTCTACACCCTGGAAGGGGCGAGCGCCCTCGCCCGGTTCTTCAAGTCATGGGAAGGCGGTCGCCTGGTCATCAACGTGGTCGAGATGCCGATCAAGTGCCCGGTGGCCCCGCTGGAGTTCGCGTTTCTGGCGGACTGGTTCTTCACTGAGCAGGGCATCCGCGACAAGGTGGAGATCGAGTATGTGACCCCGCTGCCGGGTGCCTTCACCAAGCCGAAAGCCTCCCAGCTGTTGGGCGATTTTCTGGACCGCAAGAATATCCACCTGACTCCCGATTATGCAGTCGGCCGGGTCGAGGCGGGGGCGAAGAAAATCGTTTCCTGGGACGAGCGCGAAATCGCCTACGACGTCCTCGTCACAGTGCCGACGAACAAGGGCGACGATCTGATCGAGCGCTCGGGGATGGGTGACGAGCTGAATTTCGTGCCGACGGACAAGCAGACCCTGCGCTCGATCAAGTATGAGAATGTCTTCGCGCTGGGAGATGCCACCGATCTGCCCAGTTCCAAGGCCGGATCGGTCGCGCATTTCCAGGCCGACATCCTTTTCGAGAACATTCTGGCAACGATGGATGGACGGCCCCTGCGGGCGCATTTCGACGGTCATGCCAACTGCTTCATCGAGTCCGGATTCGGAAAGGGCCTGTTGATCGACTTCAACTACGACACGGAGCCCCTGCCCGGGAAATTTCCCCTGCCGGGCGTGGGGCCCTTCTCGCTGCTTGAGGAAACCAAGATGAACCACTACGGTAAGATGATGTTCCGGTGGGTTTACTGGAACCTTCTCCTGCGTGGGGCCGAACTGCCGATCGAGTCCCATATGTCGATGGCTGGAAAGCGGGTCTGA
- a CDS encoding DUF1641 domain-containing protein: MDDAKLSEQLAVLDRKLDLISGEMEALRRYRLELEDLKEDLTRVARDVFQTAIEEMEEVAPFVHSGDFVHLARKLLRNTRNVATLTTQVESAMDFTRDATPLGKELFNDLLNRLDELDRKGYFEFIRELFNVADRVVTTYSVEDVRLLADNVVAILETVKGLTQPEMLQSINNAMVVYRKLDFDSVEEISLWKAFREINRPEMRRALGFLMTFMRNLSEHPTLSSSGKDAVG, translated from the coding sequence ATGGACGACGCGAAACTCAGTGAGCAATTGGCCGTTCTGGACCGGAAGCTCGACCTGATCTCCGGAGAGATGGAAGCGCTCCGGCGCTACCGGCTCGAACTCGAGGATCTCAAGGAGGACCTGACCCGGGTGGCCAGGGACGTTTTCCAGACCGCGATCGAGGAGATGGAAGAGGTCGCTCCGTTTGTTCACAGCGGCGACTTCGTTCACCTCGCCCGCAAGCTTCTCCGCAATACCCGCAACGTGGCGACGCTGACCACCCAGGTGGAAAGCGCGATGGATTTCACCCGCGATGCGACCCCTCTGGGCAAGGAACTCTTCAATGATCTCTTGAACCGACTGGATGAACTCGACCGCAAGGGCTATTTTGAGTTCATCCGTGAGCTCTTCAACGTGGCCGACCGGGTGGTGACGACCTACTCGGTGGAAGACGTCCGCCTCCTGGCCGACAACGTGGTCGCGATCCTCGAGACGGTCAAGGGGCTGACCCAGCCCGAGATGCTCCAGTCGATCAACAACGCGATGGTCGTCTACCGGAAGCTTGATTTTGACTCCGTCGAGGAGATTTCCCTCTGGAAGGCCTTCCGGGAGATCAATCGTCCGGAAATGCGCCGGGCTCTCGGTTTCCTCATGACCTTCATGCGCAATCTTAGTGAACACCCGACCCTGAGTTCCTCTGGGAAGGATGCGGTCGGCTGA
- a CDS encoding TusE/DsrC/DsvC family sulfur relay protein, with amino-acid sequence MATKTIAGKEIDFDDDNFMTDHTQWDESVAAVLAAEEGIAALTDRHMAVIKFMRKEFQEKGTGPSIRRLTKESGVPTKELYELFPGGPAKKAARIAGIKKPQGCI; translated from the coding sequence ATGGCAACCAAGACAATTGCAGGCAAAGAAATCGATTTCGACGACGACAACTTCATGACGGACCACACCCAGTGGGACGAATCGGTGGCGGCGGTTCTCGCCGCCGAGGAAGGCATCGCGGCGCTGACCGACCGGCACATGGCGGTCATTAAGTTCATGCGCAAGGAGTTCCAGGAGAAGGGCACGGGACCCTCAATTCGCCGTCTGACCAAGGAGAGCGGGGTTCCGACCAAGGAACTCTACGAACTTTTCCCGGGGGGACCCGCCAAGAAGGCCGCCCGGATCGCGGGGATCAAGAAGCCCCAGGGCTGCATCTGA